The Miscanthus floridulus cultivar M001 chromosome 17, ASM1932011v1, whole genome shotgun sequence genome has a window encoding:
- the LOC136517322 gene encoding lysophospholipid acyltransferase LPEAT1-like has protein sequence MAPNEAANVTTPSEPESVGGSEMSSEDTAAARPLLSSSSPSPSPSPSAASAAPVLESIEELDRRYAPYARRDAYGPMGLGPVSAAEAARLAFAAVVLVPLRVVAGVLVLVVYYLVCRVCTLRVEEEREGGEGEGYARLDGWRRAGVVRCGRALARAMLFVFGFYWIRDYDCRFPNAEDDDVDQSKEIERPGAIVSNHVSYVDILYHMSASFPSFVAKRSVARLPLVGLISKCLGCIFVQRESKTSDFKGVSGAVTERIQRAHQQKNAPTMLLFPEGTTTNGDYLLPFKTGAFLAKAPVQPVILRYPYKRFNPAWESMSGARHVFLLLCQFVNYLEVVHLPVYYPSEQEKDDPKLYANNVRKLMAVEGNLILSDLGLAEKRVYHAALNGNSLPRALHQKDD, from the exons ATGGCTCCTAACGAAGCCGCTAACGTCACCACCCCGTCCGAGCCGGAGAGCGTGGGCGGCAGTGAGATGAGCAGCGAAGACACGGCTGCCGCCAGGCCGCTCCTCTCGTCGtcttccccctccccctccccctccccctccgcgGCTTCCGCAGCCCCGGTGCTTGAGAGCATAGAGGAGCTGGACCGGAGGTACGCGCCGTACGCGCGGCGGGACGCGTACGGGCCGATGGGGCTCGGCCCCGTGagcgcggcggaggcggcgcggcTGGCGTTTGCCGCGGTCGTGCTGGTCCCGCTCCGCGTCGTGGCAGGCGTGCTCGTACTCGTGGTCTACTACCTCGTGTGCCGCGTGTGCACGCTGCGGGTGGAGGAGGAGCGGGAGGGCGGCGAAGGGGAGGGGTACGCGCGGCTGGACGGGTGGAGGCGGGCGGGGGTTGTGCGGTGCGGCCGCGCACTCGCTCGCGCCATGTTGTTCGTCTTCGGATTCTACTGGATCCGAGATTACGACTGCCGCTTCCCCAATGCAGAG GATGACGATGTGGACCAGTCTAAAGAAATCGAAAGGCCTGGGGCAATTGTGTCTAATCATGTATCTTATGTGGATATTCTTTATCACATGTCAGCCTCTTTTCCTAGTTTTGTTGCAAAG AGATCAGTGGCCAGATTGCCTCTAGTTGGTCTCATAAG CAAATGTCTTGGATGCATTTTTGTTCAGCGGGAGTCGAAAACATCAGATTTCAAAGGTGTTTCAG GTGCTGTAACCGAAAGAATCCAGCGTGCTCATCAACAGAAAAATGCACCAACGATGTTACTCTTCCCTG AGGGCACAACTACAAATGGGGATTATCTCCTTCCATTCAAAACAGGTGCTTTTCTTGCAAAGGCACCAGTTCAACCAGTCATTTTGAGATATCCTTACAAAAGATTTAATCCAGCATGGGAGTCCATGTCAGGG GCACGTCATGTATTTCTGCTCCTCTGTCAATTTGTAAATTATCTAGAGGTGGTCCACTTACCTGTTTACTATCCTTCTGAGCAAGAAAAGGATGATCCTAAGCTCTATGCAAATAATGTACGGAAATTGATGGCAGTGGAG GGAAACTTGATTCTTTCAGACCTTGGGCTGGCGGAGAAGCGAGTGTACCATGCCGCACTGAATGGTAATAGTCTACCTCGTGCTTTACATCAGAAAGATGATTGA